A stretch of Bos taurus isolate L1 Dominette 01449 registration number 42190680 breed Hereford chromosome 5, ARS-UCD2.0, whole genome shotgun sequence DNA encodes these proteins:
- the AVPR1A gene encoding vasopressin V1a receptor, which translates to MRFSGSPSAEPASNSSRWWPLTAGGANTSGDSEALGEDGGPQADTRNEELAKLEIAVLAVIFVVAVLGNSSVLLALHRTPRKTSRMHLFIRHLSLADLAVAFFQVLPQLGWDITYRFRGPDGLCRVVKHMQVFAMFASAYMLVVMTADRYIAVCHPLKTLQQPARRSRLMIAAAWVLSFVLSTPQYFVFSVVEVSNVTKTYDCWANFIQPWGLPAYVTWMTGSVFLAPMVILGTCYGFICHHIWGNVRGKTAGRQGTGAPAEGAGEGALHRGVLHARCVSSVKTISRAKIRTVKMTFVIVTAYIVCWAPFFIIQMWSAWDKNFSWVESENPATAIPALLASLNSCCNPWIYMFFSGHLLQDCAQSFPCCQNVKRTFTRENSDSMNRRPTSFTNTRSPTNSMGTWKGSPKSSKSIKFIPVST; encoded by the exons ATGCGATTCTCCGGGAGCCCCAGCGCGGAGCCCGCGAGCAACTCCAGCCGGTGGTGGCCTCTGACTGCCGGAGGTGCCAACACCAGCGGGGACTCGGAGGCGCTCGGGGAAGACGGCGGCCCACAGGCGGACACGCGCAACGAGGAGCTGGCCAAGCTAGAGATTGCCGTGCTGGCCGTGATTTTCGTGGTGGCCGTGCTAGGTAACAGCAGTGTGCTGCTGGCGCTGCACCGCACGCCTCGCAAGACGTCCCGCATGCACCTCTTCATCCGCCACCTCAGCCTGGCCGACCTGGCCGTCGCCTTCTTCCAGGTGCTGCCCCAGCTGGGCTGGGACATCACCTACCGTTTCCGCGGACCCGACGGGCTGTGCCGCGTGGTGAAGCACATGCAGGTGTTCGCCATGTTCGCCTCGGCCTACATGCTGGTGGTCATGACCGCCGATCGCTACATCGCCGTGTGCCACCCGCTGAAGACGCTGCAGCAGCCCGCGCGCCGCTCGCGCCTCATGATCGCCGCCGCCTGGGTGCTGAGTTTCGTGCTGAGCACCCCGCAGTACTTCGTCTTCTCCGTGGTCGAGGTGAGCAACGTCACCAAGACCTACGACTGCTGGGCCAACTTCATCCAGCCCTGGGGTCTCCCGGCCTACGTGACCTGGATGACCGGCAGCGTGTTCTTGGCGCCCATGGTCATCCTGGGCACCTGCTACGGTTTCATCTGCCACCACATCTGGGGCAACGTCCGTGGAAAGACAGCAGGGCGCCAGGGCACGGGCGCCCCCGCCGAGGGCGCGGGCGAAGGCGCCTTGCACCGAGGAGTCCTGCACGCACGGTGTGTTAGCAGCGTGAAGACCATTTCCCGCGCCAAGATCCGCACCGTGAAAATGACCTTCGTGATCGTGACGGCCTACATCGTTTGCTGGGCACCCTTCTTCATCATCCAAATGTGGTCTGCCTGGGATAAGAATTTCTCCTGGGTCG AGTCAGAAAACCCAGCCACCGCCATCCCTGCATTATTGGCTTCCTTGAATAGTTGCTGCAACCCCTGGATATACATGTTTTTTAGTGGCCATCTCTTGCAAGACTGTGCCCAAAGCTTCCCATGCTGCCAAAACGTGAAACGAACATTCACCAGAGAAAATTCTGACAGTATGAACCGAAGACCGACTTCCTTCACTAACACCAGAAGCCCCACCAACAGTATGGGAACATGGAAGGGCTCGCCTAAATCTTCCAAGTCCATCAAATTCATTCCTGTTTCAACCTGA